The stretch of DNA AATTTTCTTCtcagttgaattttttaattaatattttgatgagATAAGACTAGCATTATCATTACTAAATCAACTTATAATTTgtcatttgttaaaaaaaaaattatatagatgtgcaattcttgtaaaaaatatgaataaatatagatagaagtcactgTTGGAAGTAACCATTTTACACacatgatgtgacatcatctagaccacacatctcccaagtctaaaataaaaaaatagagaactaAAAGTAGTCAtgtagtgagtgcaaagtgtgcactgctatagtggcttctctctagcattactcaaaatatatatatatatttgcaactgTAAATTGTGCAAATGTTGgctaattgttttgaaaaaagtgaataaaatataagactcacatgaaaaaaattaattttttaatagtagatcttacTCTTTTGCAAAGCGACTACGTGACATTTATGCACTTTatgattatatgtaaaattaataaaaaaaatacacaatcaaattcaataaatgaaaatagaGGAATGTTAGAGATATAATATAGGAATTCCACGAACTCACCTCTCATGTcaactttttattattcttttctcattttctcccCTCCCCTTCCCTAAACCCTCGAGCCAAGCACCACTATAGCCCTTCATTGATGTCGCCAGAGCAGCTCCTCATCGACGTCACTGTCGCACCTCTCACCGCAACCCAGTCATCTTCCTTGCCCCGTCATCGATGTCAGAACATCGTCATCATCACCCTACACCTATAGGTACGTGATCTCTCTCTCCTGATCTGGGCTAAGGGGGTGGGTAATGAGGGCAAGGAAAGTGACAATGCTAAGTACAAGCTTAAGTTTTGTAAATATTGTGCAAgccttttattaaaaaaaaaaaaaaaaagggggatcccacttaaaaaagtaattcccacttatatttttctatggtagaatttaatattttataaaggaACTTAGCAAGATTTACgtatttaagatttatataaatcattatttaaaaaaaaaaaggtaatgtCAATCCCTACAcagttcttttgaaaaaaaaaaaaaattagaaactacggttaaaaaaataattttttttatataaatctccgattaactcttttttttttaacaaaaaaataaaaaatacacaatttaaaattacaaatatcaaaaacCCATAAACGGGTGGTACACAGGAGGGTCCGGGGTAGAAGACAGAGCCCAAGATTGGGGGTGGGGGGACTGGGGGCTGATATATGTCCCAATCTCGGGCAATGCTGACTAGTAGCGTTAGTAGGTGAGCCGATTAGAAAGTGCCGTTGTCGTGGCCGtgtttcctttcttctttttttttttttttttttttttttttttttaataattctatattattgacttaattattttattttctttcttttttcttcatatttcagtTCCTAAATCTATATATCTACCGGTCCGTCCTCTGTCTTCATCTTCCACTCCGATCACGTTTACTTTTCCTCTCCATTCATAATTCCGAACAGTGATTGGAATTTTTGGTGGATCCTGTAATGGCTTTGCAGAGCCTTGCGAATCATCATCCGTTCCTCACGAAATCTGTGTCGCCATCCGTCTCCCCCCCATCTTCGTTTTTGTCCAAATGCGACAACGTTAATCAGTTGGGAGTCGCTCGAGTTGGAACGCAGGGTAGGAGCTCCAGAAGAGGGCGGAGGGATGCTCTGGAACTCGTCGTGTGCGCTCTGGACCGTACCAATGGAAGCAATAACAGCAGAGGCGCCAGCGATGGTGGTAAGAAGGGAGCAGTGTCCAATTCCAACTATGTGGTGCCCCTGGACAAGTCGTTTTCCCCGACCAACTCGTCCTGCATCACTCGCCCTCTCGTCGAGATCCTTCGTGACCTCAACAAGAGAATCCCCGACAATATCATCAAGACGAGTTCTCCCCCGCCTCATGATGATCATACTGTGCCCACAACCTTCATCCCCTGGTAATTGCCACTTGTTCTACagttcgaatttttttttttttttgtctctataGTTTAGCAAGGAATAATGGATATCAATCCCTTGGTGTTTGATCCAATACAAGTTTTTGGTGATCTGACGATGCCCTTGTGTAGGTATCATGCCAACCGGATGTTGAGCTTCTACGCCCCAGGTCAGTCTAATCCTTCCTTACCTTACTTCCCTAGCTAATATTATTTAGTACGTACATGCGTATATGTGCCGCGATCTCAACATTCAGATTTCTAGAACTTATCATGCtacttaaaatttgaatatggcAGGATGGTGCGGAGAGATGCGTGATGTTATATTCGCTGAAAATGGAAGTGTGACTGTGGTTTATCGTGTCACCATTCGAGGATCTGATGGAGAGGTGTGATTTTCTCTTTAGTGTCCTATGTGTTTTGTGTATGGACGGACACTAACAAACAAAACTGAATTACATTCCTATCTAGCACacttaaagatataaaaattttCTAGGATGCAATGATGCCCGTTTGTTTGGTTATTCAATATTTGTTTAGGTGAAAAGTATCGATTCCTCTAATGTTACTTTATCCTGCATCCTGCATCATGCATGCCATTACAAATTCTCGTTATTCTGGTTAAAATTATCCCTTTTGTATTTTGGTAACACCCTTTTTGCTTATCAATAACAACTAACTTATCAAAAACCTAATTACATGGGATTTGGGAAGTACTAAAAAAAGCAAAGCATGAATATAGTGTTTGAACCTGCATGATAAAATTCATGGTTGAGAAGATAGAATAAACCATTCAGCTTGTAGGGAAGCCAGACGAGGGAAACTGATATACATTAGCAAAGGAAAACTTAAGGGTGTGTCACCGAAGAGAGAGGTTAGAATTGAGTCATATTCAAATTTGTCTAATCAACTAAGATCTGCTAGCATGTTTTAGGGGTTTGAATGGCAACTTCTAGGCCCTTGCTCCAGTGGACGTTCAAACGGGTGGTCATGTAGTTATATGAAATCGGATGGTGGTGGCTGGTTGGGTGGGTGGTTTTAATGGTCTTTACAAATAAATCGAGTCATGGTACAACCCCTCCATGATTCGTTGTTTACAATTTAATTGGCTACTCAAGGGATTAAATGGTATAGCTGCTACTGATAACATGACTAATGCTTTTAGATAGGTCGTTGCATAAACTCTCCTTAATCAACCTTATGcgttacatttttttaatctcaataaATATATGTTATGGATTAGGTCTTAACTGTTGTTTTATTAAGAGGGTTGGTCCTGCTCCTGTAACAGTCTTTTACTTGGCGTTTTCTCTTCAACATAAGTAATATTCTTTCGGTTTTGATAGAAGTATCATATTTCTTGTTGTAGTAAtggttatatatatgtgttcTCAATCAATTGTGAAGTTGTTATCTTCGGAATTTAGGAAAAAGAGGCTAAAACATGCAATCTTGATTGTGATTGACAAggtcttttattataaataaatagaagttATTGACAAGGTCCTTTGGGCATCTAAGCCATGCTTGATCCAGACAATCAGCTGAACTGTCTTGCTTATTAACTTTGCATATAGTTATTTTGGTGTTTGGGTGGGTAATCGCAATGTAAGAATCTTCACTCGTGAGAAATGATGGACCCTTTTACCTGAAAAACGTGAAATGATTCGACAGATTCATATCTGGTGTCATCTAATGAACCCCTCAGTGAATATTTCAGAAGTTTATCCATTTGGAGTTGTATTAAGATCATTAGTTTTTATGGATGTGTTTTCTTATTAGTCaatgtaaaacattttccttgtgacaatttttttaattgaaaccTTTTAAGggaacatgttttattttattgcttagTTGGAACcccaaattatattaaaaaacccCACAAAAGC from Juglans microcarpa x Juglans regia isolate MS1-56 chromosome 3S, Jm3101_v1.0, whole genome shotgun sequence encodes:
- the LOC121257452 gene encoding DNA repair RAD52-like protein 2, chloroplastic; the protein is MALQSLANHHPFLTKSVSPSVSPPSSFLSKCDNVNQLGVARVGTQGRSSRRGRRDALELVVCALDRTNGSNNSRGASDGGKKGAVSNSNYVVPLDKSFSPTNSSCITRPLVEILRDLNKRIPDNIIKTSSPPPHDDHTVPTTFIPWYHANRMLSFYAPGWCGEMRDVIFAENGSVTVVYRVTIRGSDGEAHRESTGTVSPGEGHIVDPVAAAEEIAFCRACARFGLGLYLYHKE